The Stackebrandtia nassauensis DSM 44728 genome includes the window TCGGGCACCCCGGACTTCCTGCGTCCGGCCGATGTGGACCTGGCGGAGCTGACGGTCGAGGTGGTGGCGAAGGTGCGCACGCTCGGCGATCGGCGGTTCGTCATCGACGAGATGGCCGAGACCGTGATCCGCTCCGACGAGCAGCGGCTCACCCAGGCGCTGATGCAGCTGGTGGCCAACGCGGTCCGGCACACCGGGCCCGGCGACGAGATCGGCGTGGGTTCGTCGGTGACGGAGCAGCGGGTGCGGCTGTGGGTGCGCGACAGCGGGCCCGGGGTCGCGGCGGCCGACCGGGAGCGGATCTTCGAACGCTTCGTGACCGGCCCGGCCCGCGACCGGGAGGGCAACGGCAGCACCGGTTCCGGCGCCGGGCTGGGCCTGGCGATCGTGCGGGCCATCGCCGAGGCGCACGGCGGCCGGGTAACCGTGACCGACGCTGGAGACGGCGCGGCGTCCGACCGGCGGCGACTGGCCGAAGCGATGGCGAGCGCCGGAGGTGCCGGGGCAGCGAGGCTGTCGCGCGATGTCTCGGCTGGGGCCGGTGGCACGGCCAAGACGCCCGTGACGAGCGCCGGGCGCGGCACGGACGAGTTCGAGGACGCCGAGCCGGGGGGTGCCGCGGCGTCGGGCGAGCCGGCGACGGCCGCCGGAGGAGCCGAGGCGACCGGGCCGGGAATGGCCGGGTCCGGCGGGATCGCGGCCTCGGCCGCTCGCGTCGGCGGACGCGAACCGGCGGCCCGGGCCGCGAGCGTGGCGGGCGGCGCGGTGTTCACCATCGAGGTGCCGAGGCGATGAGCCGCATTCTGATCATCGAGGACTCCGAGCGCATCACCGCGTTCCTGACCAAGGGGCTGGCGGCGGCGGGGTTCACGCCGAGCGTGGCCCACACCGGGGCCGAGGGGCTGGGGCGGGCGTTGACCGGCGAGGTGGACCTGATCGTCCTGGACATCGGTCTGCCCGATATGGACGGTTTCGATCTGTTGCGAGCGTTGCGGGCCGCGGGCCGGGACACGCCGGTGATCATCCTGACGGCGCGCGACAGCGCCACCGACCGGGTGACGGGCCTGTCGGACGGGGCCGACGACTACATGCCCAAACCGTTCTCGGTGGACGAACTGCTGGCCCGGATCCGGTTGCGGCTGCGTCCGGTCTCGGGCGGCGGCAGCGACCAGGCGGTGCTGCGGGTCGGGGACCTGGAGCTGGACCTGCGCACCCGGGCGGTGCGGGCCGGTGGCCGTCAGGTGGAGCTGACCGCCCGGGAGCTGTCGCTTCTGGACACGTTGATGCGCAACGCCGGGCAGGTGCTGTCGCGCGAGCAGCTGCTGAGCCGGGTGTGGGGTTTCGACTTCGATCCCGGGTCCAATGTGGTGGACGTCTACGTGCGGTACCTGCGCCGCAAGATCGGCGCCGACCGTATCGAAACGGTGCGGGGCCTGGGGTACCGGCTCACCCAATGAGAGGCTTCTCATCCCGGTCTCACGGTGGTCTCCTTTGTCGACGGCATCGTGAACACCATGACGCAGATACTGATCCATCTCGGACTCGACATCGTGGCGGCGGCCGCGCTGGCGATCACCTACGGGATACGGCATCACCGCCGCGACCTGGTCCTGGCCTACGCCGCGCTCAACATCGGCGTGTTCGCGGTCGTCACGCTGCTCAGTGACGCCGATTCGGCCGCGGCGCTTGGTTTCGGGCTGTTCGGGATCCTGTCGATCATCCGGCTGCGCTCGGACGCCATCACCCAGGAGGAGGTCGCCTACTACTTCGTGGCGCTGGCGCTGGGACTGGTCAACGGGCTGGCGATCCCCGACTTCCGGGTCACGTTGCTGCTCAACGTGGTGCTGCTGGGTGTCATGTTCGTGGCCGACCATTCGCTGCTGCTGCGGCGTTCGCGGCGGCAGCAGGTCGTCCTCGACGTGCTCCACAGTGACCAGACGGCGCTGGTGGCCGACCTGGAGCGGCGGCTGGGCGGGCGGGTGCTGCACCACATCGTCACCGATGTGGACTTCGTGCGGGAGACGACGACCGTCGACGTCCGGTTCCGCTTGGGCGCCCGGGATCGGGTGCGGGTATGAGAATATCGCGAGCCCAGGCGGCGATGCGCGGCGCGACGTCCGGCCTGCCGGGTGTGGGCCTCGACGAACTCAACGCCACCGCCGCCCTGACCAACCGTGTCGACGACAAGTTCCTGGTGCCGACCTCGGTGGCCGTGGACGCGCTGGCGCCGCTGGCCGGGCCCGGCACCCGGATCCTCCAGATCGACGGGCGGCGGGTGTTCGGCTACCGGTCGACGTACTTCGACACCCCGGACCTGTGGACCTTCCGCTCGCACCGGCAGCAGCGGCGGCAACGCGCCAAGATCCGCACCAGGAGCTATGTGGACAGCGGGCTGAGTTTCCTGGAGGTGAAGCTCAACGGGGCCCGCGACAACACCGACAAGCACCGCATCCCGCACCCCGAGGCGATGACGGCGGACGGGCGGGCCTTTGTGGACCGGGTGTTGACCTCGGCGCACGGCCGTGGTGCCCCGGCGCGGTTGGTGCCGGTCCTGTGTGTCACCTATTCGCGGCTGACGCTGCTGGTGGCCGACGGTTCGGCGCGGATCACCTGCGACGTCGACCTGGCGTGGCAACTGCCCGACGGCACCGGCTTCGCCGCCCGCGACGACCTGGTCCTCATCGAGGTCAAGTCGCCGCCCGGACGGCAGCTGCGGCTTCCCGAGCTGCCCCGGTCGCGGCAGGGGCTGTCGAAGTACTGCCTGGGCATCACGGCGCTGCACCCGGATCTGTCGGGCAACCCCTGGTACCGGACGGTGCGGCTGCTGAGCCGGGCCACCGGCAGGGCGACGGTGCCCAGCGGGCTGGCCGAATTCCGGCGTCACCCTCGCGCGGCACCATCACGTCGCTTAACCGCCGGTCGGCTCCGGTGTCGGCTGCTGGACTGGGATTCCCCGAGCCGACAAGGACCGCCCATGACCGCCACCGCGACCACGACTCCCGGCATCACCACCGGCCCCGCACCGACGCGAGGCTGGTTCGCGGTGGTGTCGGTGATGACGGGCCTGTTCGCCATCGTCACCACCGAGATCCTCCCCATCGGACTGTTGGTGCCGATCCGGGACGGGTTCGGCGTCTCCGACGGGGTCGCGGGCCTGACGATGACGCTGCCGGGCCTGCTGGCCGCCGTCGCGGCGCCGCTGGTCACCGTCGCCACGGCGCGGCTGGACCGGCGGGTGATGTTGTGCGTCCTGATGGCCGTCTTGGCGGTGGCGAACCTGCTGGCGGCGTTGGCTCCGGCGTTTTGGGTGATGCTGGTGTCGCGGATCCTGGTGGGCGTCGTCATCGGCGGTTTCTGGTCGATCGGCGCGGGGCTGGCGCCGCGACTGGTGCGCGCCAAGGCGGTGTCGATGGCCACGGCGGTGGTCTTCGCGGCGGTGCCGCTGGGTTCGGTGCTGGGTGTTCCGGCCGGGACGTTCCTCGGATCGCTGGCGGGCTGGCGGGCGGCCTTCGCGGTCATGACGGCGGTGAGTGTCGCGGTGCTGGTCGCGTTGGCGCTGTCGCTGCCGGGGCTGCCGCCGCTGCGCGTCACGGGTGCGGCGGTGTTGCGGGAACTGTTGCGGCGCAAGGCGGTTCGGTATGGGCTGTTGGTCACGGCGGTCGTCGTGGTCGCGCATTTCGCCACCTACACGTATGTGACGCCGCTGTTGGTGGAGGTCAACGCGGTGGACGTGGGGCTGATCAGCACGCTGCTGCTGGTGTACGGCGTGGCCGGGGTGGCGGGCAACTTCGTGGCGGGCGCGGTGATGGCGCGCGGCCACCGGGCGGTGTTCGCCGTGGCAGCGCTGGTGCTGGCGGCGGCGACGTTGCTGCTGCCGTTGGCGGGCAACGGGATCGTGCCCGTTGCCGGGCTGCTGGTCCTGTGGGGGCTGGCTTACGGCGCGGTTCCGGCGTGTTCGCAGACCTGGTTCGCGCGGGCCGCCCCGGACGCGCCCGAGGCGGCGACCGTCGTGTTCACCGCGTCGTTCCAGGCCGCGCTGTCGGCCGGGGCGCTGGTGGGCGGCGTGGTGGTGGACGCGACCTCGACGGTGACGGTGATGCTGGCCGGTTCCGGCCTCGCGGTCGTCGCGGCGGCGCTCATCGCCGCTACGAGAGGTTCGCGCCGGATTCGCGTGTTATGTCTGGTACGACAACCTTTCGACACCCGGCGGCGTCTTGGGGGTCGTGATGGACAGGCCGTCCATCAGCAGACGAACTCCAAGGAGCAAGCGTGCGAAAGCGCTATCTGGTCGCGGCGGCGACCGTGGTGATGCTGTCCGGCGTCACCGCGTGGGTCTACGCCGATCCGGCCGCGCCGGACCCGAATCCGACCGCCGACGCTGGCGGCGATGCCACCGTCGTCCTGCCGACCGGCGACACGGTCACCCTGCTGCCCGGCGGCGGCGTCGCGGTACGTCCCGGTGACGGCCGGGCCGATGCTGGTTTCTTCCGCGCCGGGGGCACCACGGACTTCATCATGGTGCCGATGGACCAGGCCGCCGACATCGCGTCCGGCGAGCGGGATCCCCGGCGGTACAACGTCTCCGCGTTGCTGCGGGAGGGACAGCACGACGCCGCGAAGGCGCCGAAGTCGCGACTGGACGATCGCGAGTACGACGGTTACGCGCCCGCATCACCCGGCACGCGGGACTCGGCCGCGAACCAGAAGGTCACCATCACGCTCAAGGACCGCCACGGCAAGGCCCCCGAGTACACCGACGTGTTGTGGAGCGCCCTGGGCGGCGAAGCCTTCGAAAAGTTGACCTTCGACGAGAACGGCGTCAGTACCACCGAACTGCCCGCCGGAACCTACGATCTGCAACTCATCTTCGGTACGCAGTCCGACCAGAGCGGCGATGTCATCGAGGGGATCTCGACGTTCACCGTCGCCGACGAACCGGTGGACCTCACCATCGACGGCGCGAAGGCGCAGCCGGTGACCGCCGAGGTGGACGCGAAGGACGCCGAACCGCAGACACGCAAGGTCGACATGTACGCCAAGGGATCCAACGTCGGCGTCTACACCCTGACCGGCGGGAAGCACGACCACTATGTGCTGCCGACGAAGAGCGGCGCGTCCGAAGGCGTGAGCTTCAACTTCGGCACCAGTCTGACCAGCCCGAAGGGCGCGGACGAGCCCTACAGCTACCAGCTCGCGTTCCCCGGCGCCGACGGCGTGCCGGAGGATCTGTCCTTTGAGGTGCCCGACGAGCAGCTGGCGGAGGTCGCGACCGACTTCCAGTCGCTGGGCACCGAATCGGCGGCGGGGTACTGCTTCGCGGGTATTCCCCCGGACATCGGGATCGGCTTCCAGAACTGCATTGAGACCAGCTTTCCGGTACCGGGTGACCAGACCGTCCGCTACACCCCCGAGCCGGTGAAGTGGCACGGGTACACCAGGGTCGGCGCGAGCGAGAGCACCATGGTCACGTTCGGGACCACCGTCGAGGGAACGACGTATCCGGCGGGGCCGGGCGAGCAGTCGTTCAACACTGCGCCGCTGACCATCGGGCTGATG containing:
- a CDS encoding response regulator transcription factor, whose translation is MSRILIIEDSERITAFLTKGLAAAGFTPSVAHTGAEGLGRALTGEVDLIVLDIGLPDMDGFDLLRALRAAGRDTPVIILTARDSATDRVTGLSDGADDYMPKPFSVDELLARIRLRLRPVSGGGSDQAVLRVGDLELDLRTRAVRAGGRQVELTARELSLLDTLMRNAGQVLSREQLLSRVWGFDFDPGSNVVDVYVRYLRRKIGADRIETVRGLGYRLTQ
- a CDS encoding DUF4956 domain-containing protein produces the protein MTQILIHLGLDIVAAAALAITYGIRHHRRDLVLAYAALNIGVFAVVTLLSDADSAAALGFGLFGILSIIRLRSDAITQEEVAYYFVALALGLVNGLAIPDFRVTLLLNVVLLGVMFVADHSLLLRRSRRQQVVLDVLHSDQTALVADLERRLGGRVLHHIVTDVDFVRETTTVDVRFRLGARDRVRV